In Desulfomicrobium escambiense DSM 10707, the DNA window GTGCGCCATCAGGTCCAGGGCCCAGAAGGTCCAGGTCATGACCCTGCACGGCGCCAAGGGCCTGGAGTTCGAGGCGGTCTTCCTGCCGGGCCTGGAGGAGGGCATCCTGCCCTTTGCCGGCATGGACATGCTGCTGGGCAAGACCGTGGAGGACGGGGTCGATCTCGACGAGGAGCGCCGCCTGTTCTACGTCGGCCTGACCAGAGCCCGGTCGTCGCTTTTCATGAGCCACTGCGCCAGCCGCCGCATGTTCGGCAAGACCTTCAAGCTCGGCCTGTCCTCCCTGGTGCGCCGCCTGCCCCAGGACATGCTGCGCAAGAGCGCCATCCGCCGCCACGTCAGGAAGAACGAGCGGCAGCTGAGCCTCTTTCCGGCCCCATGAGCTTCCGTCTGGCCGCACCGTCATGCGTCATCCCCGACCGGGTCGGCCCCAACTGCCTCGCTCTGGCGCCCCTGGTGCGTGAGGTCGCGCTCATGCTCCTCGAAACGCGGGGCTGTCAGGATTACGACGAGCGCGACCTGCCCCCGGACCTGCCCGACCTGGGCTTGTCCTACCATGCCCATCTGCCCGTGGACCTGCCCTGGGAATCCGGCCCGGACGCGGTCTGCGGGGCTCTGGAGGCCATCGAGCAAAAAATTGCCTTTCTGCATCCCTGCGGGTATGTGCTCCATCCTCCGCCTCCCGGGGAGCTGACGCGGTTGGTGCGCCGGCGGCCCGATCTGGCGTCGTCCCTTCGCATGGAAAACAGCAGAGACAGCGACCTGAGGGACATCTGGCCGGAAATCGAGAGCCTGGGCCTGGGCGTGTGCCTGGATGTGGGGCATCTGGTCAGCTATGGACAGGAACGCATTTTGCAACTCCCCGGTTTCCTTGAGCGCGTGCGCATGTTGCACGTCTACGGCGGGGAGTCGGGCCGCGGTCACGCCGCTCTCGAAGACCTGCCCGATCCGGGGCTGCTGCGCGCCATCCTGGGCTCGGTGCGAGGGGACTGCGTGCTGGTGGCGGAGCTTTTCCGGCTGGATGAGCTGACGCGGTCCTTGGGACTGCTGCGTTCATGGCTCGACGCATGGGGGATGGATCATGATTGAGCTGGTGCTGGGCGGCAACAAGTCCGGCAAGTCCGATTTCGGCCTGGAACTCCTGCGGGCCGCCCCGAAGCCCTGGACCCTCGTGGCGACGGGCAAGTCCCGGGATCTGGCCTTCCGGGAGCAGATCCGCGCCCATCGCCTGGACCGCGAGCCGGACATCGCGGTGCGCGAGGCCGACACGGACCTGGCCGCCGCGCTGCGCGGGCTCTCGACCCTGGGCGGCGGGATCCTGGTGGACAGCCTCGACTTCTGGATGTTCGCCCTCTCGAGTCTGGACGCCGCGTCCGGGAAAGTCCGGCGTGAGGAACTGCTGGCGGAAATTTCTTCCTGGCGCGGGGGAAAACTGATTCTCGTCTCCACGGAGATGGGCCTTGGTCCCCTGGCCTACGACGGCACCGTGCGGGCATTCGCGCGGGATCTCGGGCAGCTCAACCGCGAAATTGCCAGCATCAGTGCAAGTGTGTATCTGGTGGTTGCCGGTCTGGCCCAAAAACTGAAGTGAGAAGGTCATGGCATATTTCAGAAAGCTGGATCCGAAGCTCGCCAAGCTTCAGGAATTGCTGAACAAGAACGAGCGTTGGCTGATCCTCATCAATGCCGACCCCGACGCCCTGGCCTCGGCTTTGGCCCTGAAGCGCATCCTGGCCGGCCGCGTCGAGCAGGTGGCCATCGCCCATGTCAACGACATCACCAGGCCCGACAACCTGGCCATGATCCGGCTCCTGCGCATCGCCACCAAGAAGCTGACGCCTCCCCTGGCCGCCCAGTACGACCGCTTCGCCCTGGTGGACTCCCAGCCCCATCACCACCCCGATTTCGCAAACATCAAGTTTTCCGTGGTCATCGACCACCACCCCAAGGTGGCCGGCACGCCCGTCGATGCCGACTACGTCGAGATCGTGTCCGAGTACGGCTCCAACTCGACTATCATGACCGAATATCTCTACAACCTGGACCTGCGGCCCGGAAAGCTCCTGGCCACGGCCCTGCTCTACGGCATCAAGACCGACACCCAGAGCTTTGAGCGCGAGTTCCACGACAACGACATGAAGGCCTTCCGCTACCTGTCGAAGTTCTACAGCAGGCCGCTGCTGCACAAGATCATCCGCTCGGAGTTCCGCCTGGAGTGGCTCAAGTACTTCACCCAGGCCTTCCGCAAGATGCGGCTCATGGGCAACACCATCACCATTTTCATGGGCAAGGTCGACTCGGCCGACATCCTGGTCATCCTGGCCGACTTCTTCCTGCGCGTGCACGGCCTGTCCACGACCATGGTCAGCGGCATCAGCGAGGACAAGCTCGTGATAGTGTTCCGCGGTGACGGCCTGCGCCGCGACATGGGCAAGTTCGCCAAGCGCCTGTTCGGCGACGTGGGCTCGGCCGGCGGGCACAAGTCCATGGCCCGGGCCGAGATCCCCATGGAGAAGCTGGGCTGCCAGCACGCCAGCCAGTTCATCTGGGAGCGCCTGCATAGCAGTTCCGAGACAAAGAAAAAGAAAAAGGATCCGGAGAACGGCCAAAACGGCTCCGCCTGACGGGCCGACCTTCCCCGGACCGGAGGGCGCATGACTTTGCAGACACGGCTCGGCCTGAAGACCGAGCCCCTTTTTTTGATCGACGGCCACGCCTTCATCTACCGCGGCTTCTACGCATACCCTGATTTCAAGCGCTCGGACGGGTTCCCGACCAGCGCCATGTACATCATCTTCAAGCTCGTGCTGAAGCTCTTGCGCGAGGAGAAGCCCACCCATCTGGTCTTCGTCACCGACGGGCGAGGGCCCACCTTCCGCAATGAACTCTACCCCGACTACAAGGCCCACCGTCCGCGCATGCCCGAAGGCCTGGCCGCACAGCTGGAGCCCCTCAGGGACGGCCTGCGCCTGCTGGGCGTCCCTGTGCTTGAGGCCCAGGGCTGCGAGGCCGACGACTGCATCGCCTCCCTGGCGGGCCGCTTCAAGGACCGGAGAAGCATCGTCATCGTCGGAGCGGACAAGGACCTGCGCCAGTGCCTGGACGAGGATGTGGTCATGTGGGACCCGGCCCAGGGCAAGGAGAAGATCATCACCCTCGGCGACTTCACGCAGGAGACGGGCCTCACCCCCGGCCAGTGGGCCGACTTCCAGGCCATGATCGGCGATTCGGCCGACAACATCCCGGGCATTCCCAAGGTCGGTCCCAAGACGGCCATGGGCTTCCTGCGTCGCTTCCCGAGCCTGAATCTGCTGAAGGACAATTTCGACCGCCTCACGGCCAAGGAGCAGACTCTGCTCGGGCCGCACATGGATCAGGCCTTCGTTTACCGGCAGCTGACGACGTTGCGTACGGACGTGTGCACGGAATACGGCCTGGACGACCTGGCCGTAGGGCGGGTGGACGACGCGGCCCTGGAGTTTTTCCGGGAATACGAGTTCCGTTCCCTTCTGTCCGAGTTCCAGTCGCTGGCGGGAACCAAGGCCAAGCCTGCGGCAGCGGGCGGCGGTTTGTCCGGGGCCCCGGAGCCCGAGGCCCCGTCCCGGACGCCGCGGGTCGAACCCCGCGTGGTTTCGGAGCTGGGACCCATGGCCGGCCGCGAGGTGGGCCTCTTCGGAGAGTCCGGCCGCTGGATCCTGGGCACGGACGTCAGCGAGCTGCTTTTCATGGGGCGGGACGCGGAGCTCGGCCGGGCCCTGACCGGGGCGCGCGTGCACGTGACGTCGTACAAGACCCTGCTGGAGCTGGGCCGCCCCGACCTCTCGGGCTGCGCCGAAGTCTTCGACATTGAGCTGGCCGCCTACCTGCTGAGCCCCGAGGAGCGGAACTATTCCCTTGAGCGCATTCGTGACGGCCTGGGCGAGGAGATCGAGGTCCACCCCGAGAATCTGGGGCAGACCGTGCTGGCCGTGGGCCGGGTGCTGCGTTCACGCCTGGCCGGGTCGGAACTGCTCGGGCTCCTCAAGGGGCTGGAGCAGCCCCTGACCGAGGTCCTGGTGCGCATGCAACGTCGCGGTATCCGCATCGACCAGGCCAAGTTCCGCGATTTCCTGGACATGGTGCAGGCCGAGCTGGACCGGCTGACCCAGAGGATCCACGACCAGGCCGGCGGGGAGTTCAACATCCGCTCCAGCCAGCAGCTGGCCGACGTCCTGTTTTCGAAGCTGGGCCTCAAAAGCAAACAGAAGACCCCGGGCGGCGCCCAGTCCACCTCCAGCGCCGTGCTGGATGGCCTGGTCGGGCAGCACGCAATCGTCGACGACATCCAGGAGTACCGGATGTACGAGAAGCTGCGCTCGACCTACCTCGAGCCCCTGCCGCAGCTGGCCGACGCCGAGGGGCGCATCCACACGACCTTCAACCAGCTGGCCACGGCCACGGGCCGACTGTCGAGCAGCAACCCCAATTTGCAGAACATTCCCATCCGCGGCAGCCTCGGTCCGCGCATGCGGTCCTGCTTCGTGGCCGCGCC includes these proteins:
- the polA gene encoding DNA polymerase I, giving the protein MTLQTRLGLKTEPLFLIDGHAFIYRGFYAYPDFKRSDGFPTSAMYIIFKLVLKLLREEKPTHLVFVTDGRGPTFRNELYPDYKAHRPRMPEGLAAQLEPLRDGLRLLGVPVLEAQGCEADDCIASLAGRFKDRRSIVIVGADKDLRQCLDEDVVMWDPAQGKEKIITLGDFTQETGLTPGQWADFQAMIGDSADNIPGIPKVGPKTAMGFLRRFPSLNLLKDNFDRLTAKEQTLLGPHMDQAFVYRQLTTLRTDVCTEYGLDDLAVGRVDDAALEFFREYEFRSLLSEFQSLAGTKAKPAAAGGGLSGAPEPEAPSRTPRVEPRVVSELGPMAGREVGLFGESGRWILGTDVSELLFMGRDAELGRALTGARVHVTSYKTLLELGRPDLSGCAEVFDIELAAYLLSPEERNYSLERIRDGLGEEIEVHPENLGQTVLAVGRVLRSRLAGSELLGLLKGLEQPLTEVLVRMQRRGIRIDQAKFRDFLDMVQAELDRLTQRIHDQAGGEFNIRSSQQLADVLFSKLGLKSKQKTPGGAQSTSSAVLDGLVGQHAIVDDIQEYRMYEKLRSTYLEPLPQLADAEGRIHTTFNQLATATGRLSSSNPNLQNIPIRGSLGPRMRSCFVAAPGKALVAADYSQIELRVLAHMSGDPTLLDAFAAGDDIHARTAKILFDKAEVTPDERRKAKTINFGLLYGMGPQKLGRELGISLKEAKEFIEVYFSKLSRVRQFYEEIEEGARSVGYVTTLAGRRRMLPDINSRNVNLAQQARRMAINTVVQGSAADIIKKAMLEVDKSRVIGELGASLILQIHDELLLEVPQDAAREVGQAVAAVMSSVYDLSVPLAVDWGVGADWSEAHK
- a CDS encoding bifunctional adenosylcobinamide kinase/adenosylcobinamide-phosphate guanylyltransferase, with protein sequence MIELVLGGNKSGKSDFGLELLRAAPKPWTLVATGKSRDLAFREQIRAHRLDREPDIAVREADTDLAAALRGLSTLGGGILVDSLDFWMFALSSLDAASGKVRREELLAEISSWRGGKLILVSTEMGLGPLAYDGTVRAFARDLGQLNREIASISASVYLVVAGLAQKLK
- the cbiR gene encoding cobamide remodeling phosphodiesterase CbiR — protein: MSFRLAAPSCVIPDRVGPNCLALAPLVREVALMLLETRGCQDYDERDLPPDLPDLGLSYHAHLPVDLPWESGPDAVCGALEAIEQKIAFLHPCGYVLHPPPPGELTRLVRRRPDLASSLRMENSRDSDLRDIWPEIESLGLGVCLDVGHLVSYGQERILQLPGFLERVRMLHVYGGESGRGHAALEDLPDPGLLRAILGSVRGDCVLVAELFRLDELTRSLGLLRSWLDAWGMDHD
- a CDS encoding DHH family phosphoesterase produces the protein MAYFRKLDPKLAKLQELLNKNERWLILINADPDALASALALKRILAGRVEQVAIAHVNDITRPDNLAMIRLLRIATKKLTPPLAAQYDRFALVDSQPHHHPDFANIKFSVVIDHHPKVAGTPVDADYVEIVSEYGSNSTIMTEYLYNLDLRPGKLLATALLYGIKTDTQSFEREFHDNDMKAFRYLSKFYSRPLLHKIIRSEFRLEWLKYFTQAFRKMRLMGNTITIFMGKVDSADILVILADFFLRVHGLSTTMVSGISEDKLVIVFRGDGLRRDMGKFAKRLFGDVGSAGGHKSMARAEIPMEKLGCQHASQFIWERLHSSSETKKKKKDPENGQNGSA